Below is a window of uncultured Tolumonas sp. DNA.
CTGACCATTGCACCGGCCACACTGTTAGCCAACGACAGCGATCCCGATGGCGACCCGCTGAGTATTACCAGTGTGCAGGCTGCAGTACATGGGACGGTAGCCTTAGTGGAAGGCAACATTGTGTTTACGCCGGCCGCCGATTACCACGGTCCGGCCAGCTTCACCTACACCATCAGTGACGGCCAGGGCGGTAGCGACACCGCGACAGTCACCATTGAGGTAACACCGGTGAACGACAACCCGCATGCCGTTAACGACGAACCGGCCGCACAAAGTGATGCGCTGGTGACGCCGGAAGACACCGCACTGACCATTGCACCGGCTACATTGTTAGCCAATGACAGCGATCCCGATGGCGATCCACTGAGTATCACCAGTGTGCAGGGGGCGGTAAACGGCACGGTGGCGTTAGTCGAGGGCAACATCGTGTTTACGCCGGCCGCCGATTACCACGGTCCGGCTAGCTTCACCTACACCATCAGTGACGGACAAGGCGGTAGCGACACCGCGACAGTCACCATTGAGGTAACACCGGTGAACGACAACCCGCATGCCGTTAACGACGAACCGGCCGCACAAAGTGATGCGCTGGTGACGCCGGAAGACACCGCACTGACCATTGCACCGGCCACACTGTTAGCCAACGACAGCGATCCCGATGGCGACCCGCTGAGTATTACCAGTGTGCAGGGGGCGGTAAACGGCACGGTAGCCTTAGTGGAAGGCAACATTGTGTTTACACCGGCGGCCGATTACCACGGTCCGGCCAGCTTCACCTACACCATCAGTGACGGACAAGGCGGTAGCGACACCGCGACAGTCACCATTGAGGTAACACCGGTGAACGACAATCCGGATGCGGTCAACGACGCCCCGGCCGCACAAAGTGATGCGCTGGTGACGCCGGAAGACACCGCACTGACCATTGCACCGGCCACACTGTTAGCCAACGACAGCGATCCCGATGGCGACCCGCTGAGTATTACCAGTGTGCAGGCTGCAGTACATGGGACGGTAGCCTTAGTGGAAGGCAACATTGTGTTTACACCGGCGGCCGATTACCACGGTCCGGCCAGCTTCACCTACACCATCAGTGACGGACAAGGCGGTAGCGACACCGCGACAGTCACCATTGAGGTAACACCGGTGAACGACAACCCGCATGCCGTTAACGACGAACCGGCCGCACAAAGTGATGCGCTGGTGACGCCGGAAGACACCGCACTGACCATTGCACCGGCTACATTGTTAGCCAACGACAGCGATCCCGATGGCGACCCGCTGAGTATTACCAGTGTGCAGGCTGCAGTACATGGGACGGTAGCCTTAGTGGAAGGCAACATTGTGTTTACACCGGCGGCCGATTACCACGGTCCGGCCAGCTTCACCTACACCATCAGTGACGGACAAGGCGGTAGCGACACCGCGACAGTCACCATTGAGGTAACACCGGTGAACGACAACCCGCATGCCGTTAACGACGAACCGGCCGCACAAAGTGATGCGCTGGTGACGCCGGAAGACACCGCACTGACCATTGCACCGGCCACATTGTTAGCCAATGACAGCGATCCCGATGGCGATCCACTGAGTATCACCAGTGTGCAGGGGGCGGTAAACGGCACGGTGGCGTTAGTCGAGGGCAACATCGTGTTTACGCCGGCCGCCGATTACCACGGTCCGGCCAGCTTCACCTACACCATCAGTGACGGCCAGGGCGGTAGCGACACCGCGACAGTCACCATTGAGGTAACACCGGTGAACGACAACCCGCATGCCGTTAACGACGAACCGGCCGCACAAAGTGATGCGCTGGTGACGCCGGAAGACACCGCACTGACCATTGCACCGGCCACATTGTTAGCCAATGACAGCGATCCCGATGGCGATCCACTGAGTATCACCAGTGTGCAGGGGGCGGTAAACGGCACGGTGGCGTTAGTCGAGGGCAACATCGTGTTTACGCCGGCCGCCGATTACCACGGTCCGGCCAGCTTCACCTACACCATCAGTGACGGCCAGGGCGGTAGCGACACCGCGACAGTCACCATTGAGGTAACACCGGTGAACGACAATCCGGATGCGGTCAACGACGCCCCGGCCGCACAAAGTGATGCGCTGGTGACGCCGGAAGACACCGCACTGACCATTGCACCGGCCACACTGTTAGCCAACGACAGCGATCCCGATGGCGACCCGCTGAGTATTACCAGTGTGCAGGCTGCAGTACATGGGACGGTAGCCTTAGTGGAAGGCAACATTGTGTTTACACCGGCGGCCGATTACCACGGTCCGGCCAGCTTCACCTACACCATCAGTGACGGACAAGGCGGTAGCGACACCGCGACAGTCACCATTGAGGTAACACCGGTGAACGACAACCCGCATGCCGTTAACGACGAACCGGCCGCACAAAGTGATGCGCTGGTGACGCCGGAAGACACCGCACTGACCATTGCGCCGGCCACACTGTTAGCCAATGACAGCGATCCCGATGGCGACCCGCTGAGTATTACCAGTGTGCAGGGGGCGGTAAACGGCACGGTGGCGTTAGTCGAGGGCAACATTGTGTTTACACCGGCGGCCGATTACCACGGTCCGGCCAGCTTCACCTACACCATCAGTGACGGACAAGGCGGTAGCGACACCGCGACAGTCACCATTGAGGTAACACCGGTGAACGACAACCCGCATGCCGTTAACGACGCCCCGGCCGCACAAAGTGATGCGCTGGTGACGCCGGAAGACACCGCACTGACCATTGCACCGGCTACATTGTTAGCCAACGACAGCGATCCCGATGGCGACCCGCTGAGTATTACCAGTGTGCAGGCTGCAGTACATGGGACGGTAGCCTTAGTGGAAGGCAACATTGTGTTTACACCGGCGGCCGATTACCACGGTCCGGCCAGCTTCACCTACACCATCAGTGACGGACAAGGCGGTAGCGACACCGCGACAGTCACCATTGAGGTAACACCGGTGAACGACAACCCGCATGCCGTTAACGACGAACCGGCCGCACAAAGTGATGCGCTGGTGACGCCGGAAGACACCGCACTGACCATTGCACCGGCCACATTGTTAGCCAATGACAGCGATCCCGATGGCGATCCACTGAGTATCACCAGTGTGCAGGGGGCGGTAAACGGCACGGTGGCGTTAGTCGAGGGCAACATCGTGTTTACGCCGGCCGCCGATTACCACGGTCCGGCCAGCTTCACCTACACCATCAGTGACGGACAAGGCGGTAGCGACACCGCGACAGTCACCATTGAGGTAACACCGGTGAACGACAACCCGCATGCCGTTAACGACGAACCGGCCGCACAAAGTGATGCGCTGGTGACGCCGGAAGACACCGCACTGACCATTGCAACCGGCCACATTGTTAGCCAATGA
It encodes the following:
- a CDS encoding cadherin-like domain-containing protein, yielding LTIAPATLLANDSDPDGDPLSITSVQAAVHGTVALVEGNIVFTPAADYHGPASFTYTISDGQGGSDTATVTIEVTPVNDNPHAVNDEPAAQSDALVTPEDTALTIAPATLLANDSDPDGDPLSITSVQGAVNGTVALVEGNIVFTPAADYHGPASFTYTISDGQGGSDTATVTIEVTPVNDNPHAVNDEPAAQSDALVTPEDTALTIAPATLLANDSDPDGDPLSITSVQGAVNGTVALVEGNIVFTPAADYHGPASFTYTISDGQGGSDTATVTIEVTPVNDNPDAVNDAPAAQSDALVTPEDTALTIAPATLLANDSDPDGDPLSITSVQAAVHGTVALVEGNIVFTPAADYHGPASFTYTISDGQGGSDTATVTIEVTPVNDNPHAVNDEPAAQSDALVTPEDTALTIAPATLLANDSDPDGDPLSITSVQAAVHGTVALVEGNIVFTPAADYHGPASFTYTISDGQGGSDTATVTIEVTPVNDNPHAVNDEPAAQSDALVTPEDTALTIAPATLLANDSDPDGDPLSITSVQGAVNGTVALVEGNIVFTPAADYHGPASFTYTISDGQGGSDTATVTIEVTPVNDNPHAVNDEPAAQSDALVTPEDTALTIAPATLLANDSDPDGDPLSITSVQGAVNGTVALVEGNIVFTPAADYHGPASFTYTISDGQGGSDTATVTIEVTPVNDNPDAVNDAPAAQSDALVTPEDTALTIAPATLLANDSDPDGDPLSITSVQAAVHGTVALVEGNIVFTPAADYHGPASFTYTISDGQGGSDTATVTIEVTPVNDNPHAVNDEPAAQSDALVTPEDTALTIAPATLLANDSDPDGDPLSITSVQGAVNGTVALVEGNIVFTPAADYHGPASFTYTISDGQGGSDTATVTIEVTPVNDNPHAVNDAPAAQSDALVTPEDTALTIAPATLLANDSDPDGDPLSITSVQAAVHGTVALVEGNIVFTPAADYHGPASFTYTISDGQGGSDTATVTIEVTPVNDNPHAVNDEPAAQSDALVTPEDTALTIAPATLLANDSDPDGDPLSITSVQGAVNGTVALVEGNIVFTPAADYHGPASFTYTISDGQGGSDTATVTIEVTPVNDNPHAVNDEPAAQSDALVTPEDTALTIATGHIVSQ